The proteins below are encoded in one region of Cololabis saira isolate AMF1-May2022 chromosome 11, fColSai1.1, whole genome shotgun sequence:
- the gng10 gene encoding guanine nucleotide-binding protein G(I)/G(S)/G(O) subunit gamma-10: protein MSSNSNLSNMRRLVEQLKLEASVERIKVSQAAAELQQYCLQNASKDALLVGVPTGSNPFREPRSCTVV from the exons ATGTCCTCTAATTCCAATTTATCCAACATGCGACGGTTGGTGGAACAACTGAAGCTTGAGGCCAGCGTGGAAAGAATCAAG GTGTCTCAGgcggctgcagagctgcagcagtACTGTCTGCAGAACGCCAGCAAGGACGCCCTGCTGGTTGGAGTCCCCACAGGTAGCAACCCCTTCAGAGAGCCACGCTCCTGCACCGTGGTGTGA
- the btc gene encoding probetacellulin, which yields MGNMYRLIIRLLTALVLCLLCRAEWNSTDVSVNRTVPHCHLHGDRDNCTETLDTGQWSGHFSKCPEELTYYCIHGECRYIKQQKQPSCRCDSGYIGSRCEYVDLGLRIGEKRQMIIACIIAALVFLMVLIVFICIYSHRRCRFCHRTGSPREKPQDGTEKLSMMDTSTTHTRDSTETTHTNSV from the exons ATGGGAAACATGTACAGACTCATAATAAGATTATTAACTG CTCTGGTCTTATGCTTATTGTGCCGGGCAGAATGGAATTCCACTGACGTGTCTGTCAATCGAACTGTGCCCCACTGTCATCTCCATGGCGACCGAGACAATTGCACAG aAACATTAGATACAGGACAGTGGAGTGGCCATTTCTCAAAATGTCCAGAGGAGTTGACGTATTACTGCATCCATGGAGAGTGTCGTTACATTAAACAGCAGAAGCAACCTTCCTGCAG GTGTGATAGTGGTTACATCGGCTCCAGGTGTGAATATGTGGACCTCGGCTTGCGGATAGGAGAGAAACGACAAATGATAATAGCTTGCATCATTGCAGCACTTGTATTCCTCATGGTTCTTATTGTTTTCATCTGCATCTATTCACA tcgCAGGTGCAGATTCTGCCATCGGACAGGAAGTCCGAGAGAAAAACCACAGGATGGGACAGAAAAGCTCAGTATGATGGATACCAGTACAACACACACAAGAGACTcgacagaaacaacacacacCAACTCAGTGTGA
- the nxnl2 gene encoding nucleoredoxin-like protein 2 → MVEVFSGRTLLNKDGDFVDPEEALSNKVVGIYFSAGWCPPCRDFTPVLSDFYTELVEDSDPPAQFEIVFVSSDKSTDDMVEYYHDMHGDWLALPWTDEYKHELKQRYKITAVPKLVIVKENGDVITDKGRKQIRDKGLACFRTWLDAAEIFQNFKA, encoded by the exons ATGGTGGAGGTGTTTTCCGGGCGGACACTCCTGAACAAAGACGGGGACTTCGTGGACCCGGAGGAGGCGCTGAGCAACAAGGTGGTGGGCATCTACTTCTCTGCAGGATGGTGTCCCCCGTGTCGGGACTTCACGCCGGTGCTGAGTGATTTCTACACGGAGCTGGTGGAGGACAGCGACCCACCTGCACAGTTCGAGATAGTTTTTGTGTCTTCTGACAAGTCGACTGATGACATGGTTGAATATTACCACGACATGCACGGAGACTGGCTCGCTCTGCCCTGGACGGATGAATATAAACA TGAGTTGAAGCAGCGCTACAAGATCACAGCGGTTCCCAAACTGGTGATCGTGAAGGAGAACGGGGACGTGATCACGGATAAAGGCAGAAAACAGATCCGAGACAAAGGCCTGGCCTGCTTCAGGACCTGGCTGGACGCAGCGGAGATCTTTCAGAACTTCAAGGCTTAG